A stretch of Roseovarius sp. M141 DNA encodes these proteins:
- the dgcA gene encoding N-acetyl-D-Glu racemase DgcA: MQVSVTRDVFRLAQVFTISRGSRTQAQVLTVTVSDGAHQGRGECVPYARYGETLDSVSAQIEGAAVTDRAALYALPAGAARNALDCALWDLEAKHAGCRVWELAGLPKPGPEITAYTLSLDTPEAMQAQAAKNAFRPLLKIKLGTPDDMARLEAVRAGAPKSTIIVDANEGWSAEIYADLAPHLLRLGVALVEQPLPAGEDEALLGMDRPVPVCADESCHDRASLAALKGKYDVVNIKLDKTGGLTEALELRRAAEAQGYRVMVGCMVGSSLAMAPATLVAQGAMVTDLDGPLLLAEDRDTPLTFDSAGVHPPAPDLWG, encoded by the coding sequence ATGCAGGTTTCGGTGACGCGCGATGTGTTCAGGCTGGCGCAGGTGTTTACCATCAGCCGCGGCTCGCGCACGCAGGCGCAGGTGCTGACGGTAACGGTGAGCGATGGCGCGCATCAGGGGCGCGGCGAATGTGTGCCCTACGCGCGCTATGGCGAAACGCTGGACAGCGTCTCGGCCCAGATCGAAGGCGCGGCGGTGACGGATCGGGCGGCGCTTTACGCCCTGCCCGCCGGAGCGGCGCGCAATGCGCTGGACTGCGCCCTGTGGGATCTGGAGGCCAAACACGCCGGGTGCCGCGTGTGGGAGTTGGCCGGACTGCCCAAGCCCGGACCTGAGATCACGGCCTACACCCTGTCGCTGGACACGCCCGAAGCGATGCAGGCGCAGGCGGCCAAGAATGCGTTTCGCCCGCTGCTCAAGATCAAGCTGGGCACCCCAGACGACATGGCCCGGCTGGAAGCTGTGCGCGCAGGCGCGCCAAAGTCGACCATCATCGTCGATGCAAATGAAGGGTGGAGCGCCGAAATCTATGCCGATCTGGCGCCGCACCTCCTGCGCCTTGGCGTTGCGCTGGTGGAACAACCGCTGCCTGCGGGCGAGGATGAGGCGCTTCTGGGCATGGACCGCCCCGTGCCGGTCTGCGCCGACGAATCCTGCCACGACCGCGCCAGTCTGGCCGCGCTCAAGGGCAAATATGACGTGGTTAACATCAAGCTGGACAAGACCGGCGGCCTGACCGAGGCGCTGGAACTGCGCCGCGCGGCCGAGGCCCAAGGCTACCGCGTGATGGTTGGCTGCATGGTCGGCAGCAGCCTGGCGATGGCGCCCGCCACGCTGGTTGCGCAGGGCGCGATGGTAACCGATCTTGACGGGCCGCTGCTTCTGGCAGAAGACCGCGACACACCGCTGACCTTCGACAGCGCCGGGGTGCACCCCCCCGCGCCGGACCTTTGGGGATAA
- the dgcN gene encoding N-acetyltransferase DgcN, producing MIETPYLLFLGDAPDMLAAKVAIGIRDWRPENAVGQIRLPGCGADLGLTDMTLVEGREAGAKTLVIGVANRGGVISAKWKELLIAALGMGYDLASGLHNLLRGEADLVAAARQHGRTLHDVRIPSVQYPIANGEKRRGKRCLAIGTDCAVGKMYTAMAMERDMTARGMKATFRATGQTGILITGDGVPLDAVIADFMAGSIEYLTPENDDDHWDMIEGQGSLFHVSYSGVTLALIHGGQPDALILCHEPTRTHMRGLPGYSLPSLEQLRDTALPLARVANPECRVTGIAVNTQHMTEPDARAYLENVEQRMDLPATDPYRFGAGALVEALAAL from the coding sequence ATGATCGAAACGCCCTATCTTCTGTTTTTGGGCGATGCGCCCGACATGCTGGCGGCCAAGGTCGCCATCGGCATCCGGGACTGGCGCCCTGAAAACGCTGTCGGCCAGATTCGCCTGCCCGGCTGTGGCGCCGATCTGGGCCTGACTGACATGACCTTGGTCGAGGGCCGCGAGGCTGGCGCCAAAACGCTGGTGATCGGGGTGGCCAACCGGGGCGGAGTCATCTCAGCCAAGTGGAAAGAACTACTGATCGCCGCGCTCGGCATGGGCTATGATCTGGCCAGCGGCCTGCACAATCTGCTGCGGGGCGAGGCAGATCTGGTCGCCGCCGCCCGGCAACATGGTCGCACCCTGCACGACGTGCGCATCCCTTCGGTGCAGTATCCCATCGCAAACGGCGAAAAGCGGCGCGGCAAGCGGTGCCTTGCCATCGGCACTGACTGCGCGGTCGGGAAAATGTACACCGCCATGGCAATGGAGCGCGACATGACGGCGCGCGGGATGAAGGCGACCTTCCGCGCCACCGGCCAGACAGGTATCCTGATCACCGGCGACGGCGTGCCGCTGGATGCCGTTATCGCGGATTTCATGGCTGGATCGATCGAGTACCTGACCCCCGAGAATGACGACGACCACTGGGACATGATCGAAGGGCAAGGCAGCCTGTTCCACGTCTCCTACTCCGGCGTCACGCTGGCGCTGATCCATGGCGGCCAACCCGATGCGCTGATCCTGTGCCACGAACCGACGCGCACCCACATGCGCGGTCTGCCCGGCTACAGCCTGCCCTCGCTGGAGCAGCTTCGCGATACCGCCCTGCCGCTGGCGCGCGTCGCCAACCCGGAGTGCCGCGTCACGGGCATTGCCGTCAATACCCAGCACATGACCGAGCCGGACGCGCGCGCCTATCTCGAAAACGTCGAGCAGCGGATGGACCTGCCTGCCACCGATCCTTACCGCTTTGGTGCTGGCGCGCTGGTGGAGGCACTGGCGGCTCTGTAA